A single Bifidobacterium asteroides DNA region contains:
- a CDS encoding sugar porter family MFS transporter codes for MAAIQGRRRNLQLMTALGVLAGGLYGYTLTVISGALIGMNLGSGSGGHLTAGEQGMVTSALLIGAALGSYLAGKFNDRFGPKHIILAGALLAIPGALLSALAPSLALLGLGRLIIGAGIGMTSTIVPIYLADMVGTAERGRVVSVNSVMIVVWQLLAVSVNAILDRMGADWRTMLWALVPPAILLALLACFLHDSPAHLIRRGQPDQAAAFLKSTRDQAEARVTMQELSQTASAKTASFKAPWLRRVLIVGIGVAMINQLTGLNIVNYYAPTIFTDTLGFDPSLSMVATVPVILVSAVAATIGGLGLIDHFDRRVILAVGLAGTIVFLAAIGVCYRFVGAPGSGSRTAAWIMIGMMMIYVIFVQGLVAPVTWLLLSEIFPQQIKSRGIGYANVAMNLTNFGLSLVFPTLLARLGGTGTYLLFALINVCALVFAWIMVPETRGKSLAQIEQEARARA; via the coding sequence ATGGCTGCAATCCAAGGACGGCGGCGCAATCTGCAACTGATGACCGCCCTGGGCGTACTGGCAGGCGGCCTCTACGGCTATACATTGACCGTCATCTCCGGAGCGCTGATCGGCATGAACCTGGGCTCCGGCTCGGGCGGACACCTGACGGCCGGCGAACAGGGCATGGTCACCTCGGCCCTGCTGATAGGCGCCGCGCTGGGATCCTACCTGGCAGGCAAGTTCAACGACCGCTTCGGCCCCAAGCACATCATCCTGGCCGGGGCCCTGCTGGCCATCCCGGGAGCCCTGCTGAGCGCCCTGGCCCCCAGCCTGGCCCTGCTGGGACTGGGCAGATTGATCATCGGAGCCGGCATCGGCATGACCTCGACCATCGTGCCCATCTACCTGGCCGACATGGTCGGCACGGCGGAACGCGGACGGGTGGTTTCGGTCAACTCGGTCATGATCGTGGTCTGGCAGCTGCTGGCAGTCAGCGTCAACGCCATCCTGGACCGGATGGGTGCCGACTGGCGGACCATGCTCTGGGCCCTCGTGCCGCCAGCCATCCTGCTGGCGCTGCTGGCCTGCTTCCTGCATGACAGCCCGGCCCACCTGATCCGCCGTGGCCAACCCGACCAGGCAGCGGCCTTCCTCAAGTCCACCCGCGACCAGGCAGAGGCCCGGGTGACCATGCAGGAGCTGTCGCAGACGGCGAGCGCGAAGACCGCCAGCTTCAAGGCCCCCTGGCTCCGGCGGGTGCTGATCGTGGGCATCGGCGTGGCCATGATCAACCAGCTGACCGGGCTGAACATCGTCAACTACTACGCGCCGACCATCTTCACCGACACCCTGGGCTTCGACCCCTCCCTGTCCATGGTGGCCACCGTCCCCGTCATCCTGGTCTCCGCCGTAGCGGCCACCATCGGAGGGCTGGGACTGATCGACCACTTCGACCGCCGTGTCATTCTGGCTGTGGGACTTGCAGGCACCATCGTCTTCCTGGCCGCTATCGGGGTCTGCTACCGGTTCGTCGGCGCCCCGGGCAGCGGGTCACGAACGGCCGCCTGGATCATGATCGGCATGATGATGATCTACGTGATCTTCGTCCAAGGCCTGGTGGCCCCGGTCACCTGGCTGCTCCTGTCCGAGATCTTCCCCCAGCAGATCAAGAGCCGCGGCATAGGCTACGCCAACGTGGCCATGAACCTGACCAACTTCGGGCTCTCCCTGGTCTTCCCCACCCTGCTGGCCCGGCTGGGCGGCACCGGCACCTACCTGCTCTTCGCCCTGATCAATGTGTGCGCCCTGGTTTTCGCCTGGATCATGGTGCCCGAGACCCGTGGCAAGAGCCTGGCCCAGATCGAGCAGGAGGCTCGGGCCCGGGCATGA
- a CDS encoding MFS transporter: protein MSEKQSTEDSTAVRSLILLLITFVLGTLCLQGFNLVFQQVGKDAGAPDQASLITALPSIVLGIVCFIYGSLGDFVSLRKLVTFGLCILFVGSVYGYVANTIMAPNIWNVIAARLLQTAGEQVAGSAYLVVATKYLKPSLKVIFFGIFTAGYQVSAAIGIFAAGLLSSIAWQYLFLIPAVTIIFLPILLKSLPTGGGNGEKVDWLGFVIFGLATALLTLFFSYTAWWLLAASAVCYLIFAVYISRARSPFITPDFFRNKRWLMGIGLILIFYFMNYCMSPIFNAIGRDVYKVSTTTVSLHVVWAFLVAAVLGTTSGAIVDRIGRKPAIIIAACLMILGFAGTALVVNSGLLALTLTACVYYAGVGLMYSPIVSTVLDTLPQDQSGRGVGMNDLVMNVTGSIGIAIIGGLMGKPSLEGFSIMGATGPAANYSNLLLIGAAVSLLGLVVYLACKKTIYATTTDQQ, encoded by the coding sequence ATGTCCGAAAAGCAATCCACCGAGGATTCGACAGCCGTACGATCGCTGATCCTGCTGCTGATCACCTTCGTTCTGGGAACCCTGTGCCTGCAGGGCTTCAACCTGGTCTTCCAGCAGGTCGGCAAGGACGCCGGCGCTCCGGACCAGGCCTCGCTGATCACGGCCCTGCCCAGCATCGTCCTGGGCATCGTCTGCTTCATCTACGGGTCCCTGGGCGACTTCGTATCCCTGCGCAAGCTGGTCACCTTCGGCCTGTGCATACTGTTCGTCGGGTCCGTGTACGGATACGTGGCCAACACGATCATGGCCCCCAACATCTGGAATGTGATCGCGGCCCGGCTGCTGCAGACTGCCGGCGAGCAGGTGGCTGGCTCGGCCTACCTGGTCGTGGCCACCAAGTACCTCAAGCCCTCCCTGAAGGTGATCTTCTTCGGCATCTTCACGGCCGGATACCAGGTGTCTGCAGCCATCGGCATCTTCGCTGCCGGTCTGCTCAGCTCCATAGCCTGGCAGTACCTCTTCCTGATTCCCGCGGTCACCATCATCTTTCTACCCATCCTGCTCAAGAGCCTGCCCACCGGCGGCGGCAACGGCGAGAAGGTGGACTGGCTGGGCTTCGTCATCTTCGGACTGGCCACGGCCCTGCTGACCCTCTTCTTCTCTTACACGGCATGGTGGCTGCTGGCGGCCTCCGCTGTCTGCTACCTGATCTTCGCCGTATACATCAGCCGGGCCCGGAGCCCCTTCATCACCCCGGACTTCTTCCGCAACAAGCGCTGGCTGATGGGCATCGGGCTTATCCTGATCTTCTACTTCATGAACTACTGCATGTCGCCCATCTTCAACGCCATCGGGCGTGACGTCTACAAGGTGTCGACCACCACGGTCTCCCTGCATGTGGTCTGGGCCTTCCTGGTGGCGGCCGTGCTGGGCACCACCTCGGGCGCCATTGTGGACAGGATCGGCCGCAAGCCCGCCATCATTATCGCCGCCTGCCTGATGATCCTGGGCTTCGCAGGGACGGCCCTGGTGGTCAACTCCGGCCTGCTGGCCCTGACGCTGACTGCCTGCGTCTACTATGCCGGCGTCGGCCTGATGTATTCGCCCATCGTCTCCACCGTGCTTGACACCCTGCCCCAGGACCAGTCGGGCCGCGGCGTGGGCATGAACGATCTGGTCATGAACGTGACCGGCTCCATCGGTATCGCCATCATCGGCGGTCTGATGGGCAAGCCCAGCCTGGAGGGTTTCAGCATCATGGGCGCTACCGGTCCTGCCGCCAACTACAGCAACCTGCTGCTGATCGGGGCTGCCGTGTCCCTGCTGGGTCTGGTCGTGTATTTGGCCTGCAAGAAGACCATCTACGCCACGACTACTGACCAGCAGTAG
- a CDS encoding RCC1 domain-containing protein, which translates to MKTGTLFIPPEHNPARESFQFEGWTLDDQPYDFQTPILQDITLTAKWAKTTDWTLSPNHGPATGTQLTISPPDKQEPYYSSIQAAGDQIVGLTGDGRIYTWTQDSTPMQVPSPAQAADGFHYLQVATSSQSQAALGSDQHIYTWESRQATPTILDTGRNTQFTSISLNDDRLLAVDQQGRIHTFQAGQTDGNDSDPKPVEQATTGLPSQTQAVLAVTSSGRILAQDTDGYVWTWKAINNSSIKPEHIKQDPSMRITLATALSSGFLLLDADGQVQYLADSATSTTAISLPDSQKAGRITTNKNQAVITSRDGHVWAWQPGKAPVRADNGNHYYTQAISMGSKITALDRQGGMSMWNPDVQDKPIRLNTTQTPILETASMDSQPMRLSKEDRFWQIKLPNHKPGPATITITGRQDGQTFTRNLKYTVDQTLLRDAEQDSIHTVTFNTAGGGQAPKPQQISYPYGRAKRPSPDPMRKGYQFDGWFIGDVAYDFSKPVTKNLTLTAHWTPNTQNNTWSISPNKGSQLGNETTTITPPDTSRGVRFSQISGSVDVNYGFSLAVGSDGNAYAWGYNKYGQLGDGTTSSQYTPVRVRTPDRNTYPDLPADFTYVQVSAGGEHSLALGSDGYIYAWGLNNYGQLGNNTKTNSSVPMRVRNPASPADAGKGLQAIQVSAGTWSSTALSADGTVCTWGSMASGFDYVRTSPQTLPVAVKDSSDASGVFHATQISTNMAFNLAIGQDHYVYAWGYNTSGEFGNKRKDGDFTTIFHSKPNRVFASNKSTASAGPWLKAIQVSAGDHHSLAIDDNGNTWAWGRNNSGQLGNGNINSSARTNTVPQKVQYPTNAGMVKTVQVSAGGWHSLAVDKDGNTWAWGNNEYGQLGDNSTSNQSIPVKVFAFEQTASSAGLCLNATQTSAGDYHSLAIGTDGYTKAWGNNQYGAIGKDATRGSKTNSVPEPVVFNLAPVISRTRFDASPAKHLTQISNSNSVTMLTPEHLPGTVTVSVDYTLGGAGNMLTYNKLQYTYLPAGVLPQAGGEGILLALATGTVSMGGVLASRRHRREQHQLLHASLE; encoded by the coding sequence GTGAAAACCGGCACCCTCTTCATCCCTCCAGAACACAACCCTGCACGTGAAAGCTTCCAGTTCGAAGGATGGACGCTTGACGACCAGCCCTATGACTTCCAGACACCCATCCTCCAAGACATAACCCTGACTGCAAAATGGGCCAAAACCACAGACTGGACGCTAAGCCCGAACCATGGGCCCGCCACCGGCACCCAGCTGACCATCAGCCCGCCCGACAAGCAGGAACCCTACTACAGCAGCATCCAAGCCGCAGGAGACCAAATTGTGGGCCTAACCGGCGACGGCCGCATCTACACTTGGACGCAAGACAGCACACCCATGCAGGTCCCCTCCCCCGCCCAAGCTGCCGACGGGTTCCACTATCTGCAAGTCGCAACCAGCAGCCAATCGCAGGCCGCATTAGGATCCGACCAGCACATCTACACATGGGAGAGCAGACAGGCAACGCCCACCATCCTCGACACTGGCCGGAACACCCAATTCACCAGCATCAGCCTGAACGATGACAGACTGCTAGCCGTGGACCAGCAGGGCCGAATCCACACCTTCCAAGCCGGACAAACCGACGGCAATGATTCCGACCCGAAGCCAGTCGAGCAGGCCACGACCGGCCTGCCCAGTCAGACGCAGGCCGTCCTTGCCGTCACTTCATCCGGCCGGATCCTCGCTCAGGACACGGACGGATACGTTTGGACATGGAAAGCAATCAACAATAGCAGCATCAAGCCTGAACACATTAAGCAGGATCCGAGCATGCGCATCACCCTAGCCACAGCACTCAGCTCAGGATTCCTCCTCCTAGACGCGGACGGGCAGGTCCAATACCTGGCCGACAGCGCAACCAGTACCACTGCCATCAGCCTGCCCGATAGCCAGAAAGCCGGCAGAATCACTACCAACAAGAACCAGGCAGTGATCACAAGCAGGGACGGCCACGTCTGGGCCTGGCAGCCCGGCAAGGCACCCGTGCGCGCAGACAACGGGAACCACTACTACACACAGGCCATCAGCATGGGCAGTAAAATCACCGCCTTGGACAGGCAAGGCGGCATGTCCATGTGGAATCCAGACGTTCAAGACAAACCAATCAGACTAAACACAACGCAGACACCGATCCTGGAAACAGCCAGCATGGACAGCCAGCCAATGAGGCTGAGTAAAGAAGACAGATTCTGGCAGATAAAGCTTCCAAACCACAAGCCCGGGCCAGCCACCATCACTATCACAGGCAGGCAGGACGGCCAGACCTTCACTAGGAACCTGAAGTACACCGTCGACCAGACACTGCTAAGGGATGCCGAACAGGATTCCATCCATACAGTCACTTTCAATACAGCCGGAGGAGGCCAAGCACCCAAACCACAGCAAATCAGTTACCCATACGGTAGAGCAAAGCGACCCTCACCCGACCCAATGCGTAAAGGCTACCAGTTTGACGGATGGTTCATCGGCGATGTCGCCTACGATTTCAGCAAGCCCGTCACCAAGAACCTCACTCTCACTGCACACTGGACGCCCAACACACAGAACAACACGTGGAGTATCAGCCCAAACAAGGGCAGCCAGCTCGGCAACGAAACCACTACCATCACCCCGCCAGACACCAGCCGAGGAGTACGATTCAGCCAGATCAGCGGGTCGGTAGACGTTAACTACGGTTTTTCCTTGGCGGTGGGCAGCGACGGGAACGCCTACGCCTGGGGATACAACAAGTATGGCCAACTCGGCGACGGGACGACCAGCAGCCAGTACACGCCGGTCAGGGTGAGGACACCTGACCGCAACACGTACCCGGACCTGCCAGCGGACTTCACCTACGTGCAGGTCAGCGCCGGAGGCGAGCATTCACTGGCCCTAGGCAGCGACGGATACATCTACGCATGGGGATTAAACAACTACGGTCAGCTCGGCAACAACACCAAGACGAATTCGTCTGTCCCTATGCGCGTACGCAACCCTGCCAGCCCCGCTGATGCAGGCAAAGGGCTGCAGGCCATACAAGTCAGCGCCGGAACATGGAGCTCCACGGCGTTGAGCGCTGATGGGACAGTGTGCACATGGGGCAGCATGGCCAGCGGATTCGACTACGTCCGCACTAGTCCGCAGACTCTCCCTGTTGCAGTTAAGGATTCGTCGGATGCAAGCGGTGTCTTCCATGCAACGCAAATAAGCACCAACATGGCTTTCAACTTAGCCATCGGACAGGACCATTACGTATACGCTTGGGGCTATAACACCAGTGGCGAGTTCGGCAACAAAAGAAAGGATGGCGATTTCACCACAATCTTCCATTCCAAACCAAACCGTGTGTTCGCCTCCAACAAGTCCACAGCTTCAGCCGGACCTTGGTTGAAAGCCATACAAGTAAGCGCCGGAGATCATCATTCACTAGCGATCGACGACAACGGGAACACATGGGCATGGGGGCGCAACAACTCTGGCCAGCTCGGCAACGGTAACATCAATAGCAGCGCTAGAACGAATACCGTTCCCCAAAAGGTGCAATACCCTACGAATGCGGGGATGGTAAAGACCGTGCAGGTGAGCGCCGGAGGCTGGCATTCGTTGGCCGTCGACAAGGACGGCAATACCTGGGCTTGGGGAAACAATGAATATGGCCAGCTCGGCGACAACAGCACGAGCAATCAGTCTATCCCGGTAAAGGTGTTCGCCTTCGAGCAGACTGCAAGCTCTGCAGGCCTCTGTCTGAATGCCACACAGACAAGCGCCGGAGACTACCATTCGCTGGCGATAGGCACGGACGGATACACCAAAGCATGGGGAAACAACCAGTATGGAGCGATCGGTAAGGACGCAACAAGGGGTTCTAAGACGAATTCTGTTCCGGAGCCGGTGGTGTTCAATCTAGCTCCAGTGATTAGCCGCACCAGGTTCGATGCCAGCCCCGCTAAACATCTGACTCAAATCAGCAACAGCAATAGCGTCACCATGCTCACGCCCGAGCACCTGCCGGGCACGGTCACAGTCAGCGTGGACTACACGCTGGGCGGCGCAGGAAATATGCTTACCTACAACAAACTCCAATACACGTACCTACCTGCGGGCGTGCTCCCCCAGGCTGGTGGGGAAGGCATCCTGCTCGCCCTAGCCACCGGGACAGTAAGCATGGGAGGGGTCCTCGCCTCCCGCCGCCACAGGAGGGAACAACACCAACTGCTACACGCTTCACTCGAGTAA
- a CDS encoding nucleoside hydrolase: MRKLILDLDTGVDDTLAISYALGSPEVELIGITGTYGNVLLEQGIRNDLAITDLLGHPEVKVYPGLPHASKADSFEVLPVSAFIHGENGIGDVAIPDSDRKAETQSAVDFIIDAVNTYGKDLVYVPTGPMTNIAAALAKEPDIAQRIGSIVLMGGALTVPGNVDAWQEANISQDPDAADVLFRSGAPVTMVGLDVTLQTLLTYKETARWRELGTAAGNFLADMTDFYIKAYETTSPHLGGCGLHDPLAVGVAVDPTLVTTLPMNMKVETEGATRGRTIGDEQRLNDPNKTMRVAVGVDVPRFLDEFMTRITKLASQAD; this comes from the coding sequence ATGCGCAAGCTGATTCTGGATCTGGACACTGGTGTCGACGACACTCTGGCTATCTCCTATGCCTTGGGCAGCCCCGAAGTTGAGCTGATTGGCATAACCGGCACCTATGGCAACGTGCTGCTGGAGCAGGGCATCCGCAACGATCTGGCCATCACCGACCTGCTGGGCCACCCCGAGGTCAAGGTCTACCCGGGCCTGCCCCACGCCTCCAAGGCGGATTCCTTCGAGGTGCTGCCTGTCTCCGCCTTCATCCACGGAGAGAACGGCATCGGCGACGTGGCCATCCCCGACTCGGACCGCAAGGCGGAGACGCAGTCGGCCGTGGACTTTATCATCGATGCAGTCAACACCTATGGCAAGGATCTGGTCTACGTGCCTACCGGCCCCATGACCAACATCGCCGCCGCCCTGGCCAAGGAGCCTGACATCGCCCAGCGCATCGGCTCCATCGTGCTCATGGGCGGGGCCCTGACCGTGCCGGGCAATGTGGACGCCTGGCAGGAGGCCAACATCTCCCAGGATCCGGACGCGGCCGACGTGCTCTTCCGCTCCGGCGCGCCCGTGACCATGGTCGGCCTGGACGTGACCCTGCAGACCCTGCTGACCTACAAGGAGACCGCCCGCTGGCGTGAGCTGGGCACCGCGGCAGGCAACTTCCTGGCTGACATGACCGATTTCTACATCAAAGCCTATGAGACCACCTCGCCCCACCTGGGCGGTTGCGGCCTGCACGATCCGCTGGCCGTGGGCGTGGCCGTGGATCCGACCCTGGTCACCACCCTGCCCATGAACATGAAGGTGGAGACCGAAGGCGCCACTCGCGGGCGCACCATCGGCGACGAGCAGCGGCTCAACGACCCGAACAAGACCATGCGCGTGGCCGTCGGCGTGGACGTGCCCCGCTTCCTGGACGAGTTCATGACCCGCATCACCAAGCTGGCCTCCCAGGCCGACTGA
- a CDS encoding RCC1 domain-containing protein has protein sequence MKTGTLPTPPQQNPQRDGFQFDGWTYGGQPFDFQTPILHDTILKAQWTKTTDWMLNPDHGPATGARLIISPPNGQEPYYVKIQAAGDRFIGLTGDGRIYTWTQDGTPNRVHSPAQASDGFHYLQAAAGSQWQAALGSDQHIYTWDSQQATPTMLNTRQNAQFTSISMNNDRLLAVDQKSGIHTFQASQSDTQNPTPKLGEQATASLPGQAQAVTAVSSASQILIVDADGQAWTWDANNIGKAKPTRVRQNPGMRIIQAEALSTEFLLLDTEGQAHHLADSTTGPTALSLPDGAKTSRVIANNDQALITDTEGRVWAWKPGETPMRADNGNKQYIQAVSVGSRITTIDRQGSILAWSLDAQGNPGRPARFDTKQTPTLKSASLDGQTLTLSKTAGAWQTQTPASKPGQAAITITGKQNGQRFTRNLKYTVNQTLARNMEPGAPYTVTFNIDGGTPTPENQKVSYPYGRVRRPSPDPTRNGYQFDGWFTGNIAYDFSKPVTKDLNLTAHWTSKNPSTAWTISPNKGSQLGNEMTTITPPATSRGIKLNQVSSSRDNGSSLSVGSDGNSYSWGDNYYGQLGDGTTGNTRTAPVVVKKPDLKTYPDRPADFTYVQVSAGGPHSLALGSDGYVYAWGLNDHGQLGNGTKSDSSTPVRVHGPDNSGEGLKAIQVSAGARNSMALGTDGSVYTWGSMTNNDNSSSSPQIVPTKVRDPSDASGAFHALQISTSWSFDLSIGQDGYVYAWGYNNLGQLGNGTTSGYSTIPNRVPSSTQSKSAADPWLKATQVSAGGWYALAIDEDGNTWAWGQNNSGQLGNGTSTSYNVANPVPQKVQYPTNGGTVKAVQISAGRWHSLAIDKKGNAWAWGFNTWGELGINTTMDQLSPVKVFASARSTNSAGPWLDVSLVSAGDVHSLAIDTSGNALAWGWNDSGELGSSNSGTSLTPVPVSFNLQPVIMKARFDTNPGTNLKRGDGSSITVLTPAHLPGLVKVSVDYTMGGAGRTMTDKSLTYTYLPAGVLPQAGGEGILLALATGMTGISGVLASCRHRREQHQLLHASHE, from the coding sequence GTGAAGACCGGCACTCTCCCCACTCCCCCGCAACAGAATCCCCAACGTGATGGCTTCCAGTTCGACGGATGGACATACGGCGGCCAGCCTTTCGACTTCCAGACTCCTATCCTCCATGACACGATCCTGAAAGCCCAATGGACGAAGACCACGGACTGGATGCTGAACCCGGACCACGGGCCCGCCACCGGCGCTCGTCTGATCATCAGCCCGCCCAATGGGCAGGAGCCCTACTACGTCAAGATCCAAGCCGCAGGAGACCGGTTTATCGGCCTGACCGGCGACGGCCGCATCTACACATGGACGCAAGACGGCACCCCCAACCGGGTTCACTCCCCCGCGCAGGCATCCGACGGGTTCCACTACCTGCAGGCCGCAGCCGGCAGCCAATGGCAGGCCGCATTGGGATCCGACCAGCACATTTACACATGGGACAGCCAACAGGCCACGCCCACCATGCTCAACACCAGGCAGAACGCCCAATTTACCAGCATCAGCATGAACAATGATCGTCTTCTAGCCGTAGATCAGAAGAGCGGGATTCACACCTTCCAAGCCAGCCAGTCCGACACCCAGAACCCAACTCCAAAGCTCGGAGAACAAGCTACAGCAAGCCTGCCTGGACAGGCACAGGCCGTCACCGCCGTCTCCTCCGCAAGCCAGATCCTCATCGTGGACGCGGACGGACAAGCCTGGACTTGGGACGCGAACAACATCGGAAAGGCCAAACCCACGCGCGTCAGACAAAACCCTGGCATGCGCATCATCCAAGCCGAAGCTCTCAGCACAGAATTTCTCCTCCTTGACACAGAAGGGCAGGCCCATCACCTAGCCGACAGCACTACCGGCCCTACCGCTCTCAGCCTGCCGGACGGCGCGAAAACCAGCCGAGTCATCGCAAACAATGACCAGGCGCTGATCACGGACACAGAGGGACGCGTTTGGGCGTGGAAACCCGGCGAAACGCCCATGCGCGCAGACAACGGGAACAAACAGTACATACAAGCCGTCAGCGTCGGCAGCAGGATCACCACGATCGACAGACAGGGTAGCATACTTGCGTGGAGCCTGGACGCTCAAGGCAATCCCGGCAGGCCAGCAAGATTCGACACCAAACAGACGCCCACCCTGAAATCAGCCAGCCTGGACGGCCAGACATTGACGCTCAGCAAGACCGCCGGCGCATGGCAGACGCAAACACCCGCCAGCAAACCAGGACAAGCCGCCATCACTATCACCGGCAAGCAGAACGGCCAACGCTTCACCAGAAACCTCAAATACACGGTCAACCAGACGCTGGCCAGAAACATGGAGCCAGGCGCCCCCTACACGGTCACGTTCAACATAGACGGCGGAACCCCCACACCAGAAAACCAGAAAGTCTCCTACCCATACGGCAGGGTCCGACGGCCCTCCCCCGACCCAACACGCAACGGCTACCAGTTCGACGGATGGTTCACCGGCAACATCGCCTACGACTTCAGCAAACCCGTCACCAAAGATCTCAACCTCACCGCACACTGGACGAGCAAAAACCCCAGCACAGCGTGGACCATCAGCCCCAACAAAGGCAGCCAACTCGGCAATGAGATGACCACTATCACCCCGCCAGCTACTAGTCGCGGCATCAAATTAAATCAAGTCAGTAGTTCAAGAGACAACGGCTCTTCGTTATCTGTTGGCAGTGACGGGAATTCATATTCTTGGGGAGACAACTATTATGGTCAGCTCGGCGATGGGACAACCGGCAACACCCGGACTGCGCCGGTCGTAGTGAAAAAGCCTGATCTTAAGACGTATCCGGACCGGCCGGCGGATTTCACCTATGTACAGGTCAGCGCCGGAGGCCCGCATTCGCTGGCCTTGGGTAGCGACGGATACGTTTACGCCTGGGGACTCAACGACCACGGGCAGCTCGGCAACGGAACCAAATCAGATTCATCTACACCCGTGCGCGTGCATGGCCCAGACAACTCCGGCGAAGGCCTCAAAGCAATCCAGGTCTCTGCCGGCGCACGGAACTCCATGGCTCTGGGCACCGATGGGAGCGTATACACCTGGGGTAGCATGACCAATAACGATAATAGCTCCTCAAGCCCTCAGATCGTCCCCACCAAGGTCAGGGACCCCTCAGATGCCAGCGGCGCATTCCATGCCTTACAGATCAGCACCAGCTGGTCCTTTGACCTGTCCATCGGCCAGGACGGGTACGTATACGCTTGGGGCTATAATAACCTCGGCCAGCTCGGCAACGGAACTACTAGTGGCTATTCGACCATCCCCAACCGCGTGCCCTCCTCTACCCAATCCAAATCTGCGGCAGATCCTTGGCTTAAAGCCACTCAAGTAAGTGCAGGAGGCTGGTATGCTCTGGCCATCGACGAAGATGGGAACACCTGGGCATGGGGGCAAAACAACAGTGGTCAGCTCGGCAACGGAACCAGCACCAGCTATAACGTTGCAAACCCTGTCCCGCAAAAGGTGCAATACCCTACCAACGGGGGCACAGTAAAGGCTGTCCAGATAAGCGCAGGACGCTGGCATTCGTTGGCCATCGACAAGAAAGGAAACGCTTGGGCATGGGGATTCAACACCTGGGGTGAGCTCGGCATCAACACCACAATGGATCAGCTTTCCCCAGTAAAAGTATTTGCTTCTGCGCGATCTACTAACTCGGCCGGCCCTTGGCTAGACGTTTCACTAGTAAGTGCAGGAGATGTCCATTCGCTGGCAATCGACACGAGTGGGAACGCCTTGGCATGGGGATGGAATGACTCTGGTGAGCTCGGTAGCAGCAATTCGGGAACGAGTTTGACTCCTGTACCGGTATCATTCAACCTGCAACCTGTGATCATGAAGGCCAGGTTCGACACCAATCCCGGCACGAACCTGAAACGCGGCGATGGCAGCAGCATCACCGTGCTCACGCCTGCACACCTGCCGGGCCTAGTCAAGGTCAGCGTGGACTACACGATGGGCGGCGCGGGACGTACCATGACCGACAAATCGCTGACCTACACGTACCTGCCAGCAGGCGTGCTCCCCCAGGCAGGCGGGGAAGGCATCCTGCTCGCCCTGGCCACCGGCATGACCGGCATAAGCGGAGTCCTGGCATCCTGCCGCCACCGGAGAGAACAACACCAGCTGCTTCACGCTTCGCACGAGTAA